Proteins from a genomic interval of Acomys russatus chromosome 19, mAcoRus1.1, whole genome shotgun sequence:
- the Pak4 gene encoding serine/threonine-protein kinase PAK 4, with the protein MFGKKKKRVEISAPSNFEHRVHTGFDQHEQKFTGLPRQWQSLIEESARRPKPLIDPACITSIQPGAPKTIVRGNKGVKDGALTLLLDEFENMSVTRSNSLRRDSPPPPARAHQENGLPQERAAPARTGPDKAGGRSRATGHSEAGSGSGDRRRVGPEKRPKSSREGSGGPQEASRDKRPLSGPDVSTPQPASLASGAKLAAGRPFNTYPRADTDHPPRGAQGEPHSMAPNGPSAAGLSAPQPSSSRPPARARGAPGPGSLGPHASEPQLAPPARALAVPAAPLAPGPPGPRSPQREPQRVSHEQFRAALQLVVDPGDPRSYLDNFIKIGEGSTGIVCIATVRSSGKLVAVKKMDLRKQQRRELLFNEVVIMRDYRHENVVEMYNSHLVGDELWVVMEFLEGGALTDIVTHTRMNEEQIAAVCLAVLQALSVLHAQGVIHRDIKSDSILLTHDGRVKLSDFGFCAQVSKEVPRRKSLVGTPYWMAPELISRLPYGPEVDIWSLGVMVIEMVDGEPPYFNEPPLKAMKMIRDNLPPRLKNLHKASPSLKGFLDRLLVRDPAQRATAAELLKHPFLTKAGPPASIVPLMRQHRTR; encoded by the exons gaaagaagaagaagcgaGTGGAGATCTCAGCTCCATCCAACTTTGAGCACCGCGTGCACACAGGCTTCGACCAGCATGAGCAGAAGTTCACGGGGCTGCCCCGCCAGTGGCAGAGCCTGATTGAGGAGTCGGCGCGCCGACCTAAGCCTCTTATCGACCCTGCCTGCATCACTTCCATCCAGCCTGGAGCCCCCAAG ACCATCGTGCGGGGCAACAAAGGTGTCAAGGATGGGGCCCTCACACTGCTGCTCGACGAGTTCGAGAACATGTCGGTGACGCGCTCCAACTCCCTGCGCAGAGACAGCCCGCCACCGCCTGCCCGCGCCCACCAGGAGAACGGACTGCCGCAGGAACGGGCAGCGCCGGCCAGAACGGGCCCGGACAAGGCTGGAGGCAGAAGCCGGGCCACAGGCCACAGCGAGGCGGGCAGTGGCAGTGGTGACAGAAGGCGGGTGGGGCCAGAGAAGAGGCCCAAGTCTTCGAGGGAGGGCTCAGGAGGCCCTCAGGAGGCCTCTCGAGATAAGCGGCCCCTCTCTGGGCCCGATGTCAGCACCCCCCAGCCTGCCAGTCTGGCCAGTGGTGCGAAGCTAGCGGCTGGCAGGCCCTTTAACACTTACCCTCGGGCTGACACAGACCACCCGCCGCGGGGTGCCCAG GGGGAGCCACACAGCATGGCACCCAATGGGCCCTCAGCTGCAGGCCTGTCCGCCCCTCAGCCCTCCTCCTCCCGCCCTCCCGCCCGAGCCCGTGGTGCTCCTGGCCCCGGATCGCTGGGCCCCCATGCCTCTGAGCCCCAGCTGGCCCCCCCAGCACGTGCCCTCGCTGTCCCTGCTGCACCCCTTGCTCCCGGGCCCCCTGGGCCTCGCTCACCACAGCGCGAGCCCCAGCGAGTGTCCCACGAGCAGTTCCGGGCTGCCCTGCAGCTGGTGGTGGACCCAGGGGACCCGCGTTCCTACCTGGACAACTTCATCAAGATCGGCGAGGGCTCCACAGGCATCGTGTGCATCGCCACCGTGCGCAGCTCCGGCAAGCTGGTGGCTGTCAAGAAGATGGACCTGCGCAAGCAGCAGAGGCGGGAGCTGCTCTTCAATGAG GTGGTGATCATGCGGGACTACCGCCATGAGAACGTGGTGGAGATGTACAACAGCCACCTGGTGGGCGACGAGCTCTGGGTGGTCATGGAGTTCCTGGAGGGAGGGGCCCTCACGGACATCGTCACCCATACTAG GATGAACGAGGAACAGATTGCAGCCGTGTGCCTGGCTGTGCTGCAGGCGCTGTCTGTGCTCCATGCCCAGGGCGTCATCCACCGAGACATCAAGAGTGACTCCATCCTACTGACCCACGATGGCCGG GTGAAGCTGTCCGACTTCGGGTTCTGCGCTCAGGTGAGCAAGGAGGTGCCTCGGAGGAAGTCGCTGGTGGGCACACCCTACTGGATGGCCCCGGAGCTGATCTCCCGCCTTCCCTATGGGCCAGAG GTGGACATCTGGTCACTGGGGGTGATGGTGATCGAGATGGTGGATGGGGAACCCCCCTACTTCAATGAGCCACCCCTCAAAGCCATGAAGATGATCCGGGACAACCTGCCACCCCGACTGAAGAACCTACATAAG GCATCACCATCTCTGAAGGGCTTCCTGGACCGCCTGCTGGTGCGGGACCCAGCCCAGCGGGCCACTGCTGCTGAGCTGCTGAAACACCCATTCCTCACCAAGGCGGGGCCCCCGGCCAGCATCGTGCCCCTCATGCGCCAGCACCGAACCAGATGA